One window of Cucurbita pepo subsp. pepo cultivar mu-cu-16 chromosome LG19, ASM280686v2, whole genome shotgun sequence genomic DNA carries:
- the LOC111782253 gene encoding WEB family protein At3g51220-like yields the protein MDGEHGGERLVVQGRAEIDTRAPFKSVKEAVMLFGERILVGEIYAKKMKERVEVGESQTKQNGENNLLAFCLQSLKDELERTKQELKQLKSTEHEKPHHEHPLSPTMAIHSNVDKDPKFVQNKKENNTNMLQKKRSVKFAVPLELNRNISVKYESIAQKSSLSPSSTKKPKKKSLAYLIGRFFTKKKKNHQ from the exons ATGGACGGAGAACACGGCGGCGAGCGGCTGGTTGTGCAAGGTAGAGCGGAGATTGACACTAGAGCTCCGTTCAAGTCCGTTAAAGAGGCCGTCATGTTGTTCGGAGAAAGAATTTTGGTGGGGGAAATTTATgccaagaaaatgaaggaa AGGGTGGAAGTGGGAGAATCGCAAACCAAGCAAAATGGAGAGAACAATCTACTAGCTTTCTGCCTTCAATCTCTCAAAGACGAGCTCGAACGCACCAAGCAAGAACTCAAACAACTCAAATCAACCGAACATGAAAAACCGCACCACGAGCATCCTCTTTCACCAACAATGGCAATCCATTCCAACGTCGACAAAGATCCAAAATTCGTAcagaataagaaagaaaacaacacGAACATGTTGCAGAAAAAGAGAAGCGTTAAATTTGCAGTCCCTCTTGAATTGAACCGAAACATATCTGTGAAATATGAGTCCATAGCTCAAAAGTCATCATTGTCTCCGTCTTCGACTAAGAAGCCGAAGAAAAAATCTTTAGCCTATTTGATTGGACGATTTTTcaccaaaaagaagaaaaatcatcaataa